The following proteins are co-located in the Leucoraja erinacea ecotype New England chromosome 4, Leri_hhj_1, whole genome shotgun sequence genome:
- the LOC129696051 gene encoding LOW QUALITY PROTEIN: potassium voltage-gated channel subfamily S member 2-like (The sequence of the model RefSeq protein was modified relative to this genomic sequence to represent the inferred CDS: deleted 2 bases in 1 codon): MSSFIRKNCNTILLQDQPSPLVPDPTKPRMSTPVRDSLSSGEDMGDGEISINVGGLKRKLSRWVLARFPDTRLGQLPRCHSAESILRLCDDYDEELKEFYFDRNPALFPLVLNSYHTGRLRVTGKPCIFRQEMEYWGMEEFLLDPPCQGRAPGTDQDDVDETASTRRGSTTSSLNEVLTFYQDASKYDSQIFGSCRRRLWLMFENPGYNIVSRIYSVLSIIMVLGSIATMCLNSMDEFQLVDGEGERRDDPRFEMVEQLCMAWFTLELLSRFLVSPGPLHFFSRPLNLIDLMSVSPFYLTLLVNLVVDISPALPNLGRMVQVLRLMRIFRILKLARHSTGPITLIFNKFSHFYRRQKNLESAMRNCEFDEGLAELPLLNLRDFYADTWNAVQNTWSPTSHHIWGGTARRWSCCLTAPGTNV; the protein is encoded by the exons ATGTCATCTTTCATTCGCAAGAATTGCAACACTATTTTACTTCAAGACCAACC TTCCCCTCTCGTCCCGGACCCCACCAAGCCAAGGATGTCCACTCCGGTACGGGACTCCCTGTCCTCGGGCGAGGATATGGGTGACGGGGAGATCAGCATCAACGTGGGGGGTTTGAAGAGGAAGCTGAGCCGGTGGGTGTTGGCGCGGTTCCCGGACACCAGGCTTGGCCAGCTGCCCAGGTGCCACTCGGCCGAGTCCATCCTCCGGCTGTGCGACGATTACGACGAGGAGTTGAAGGAGTTCTACTTCGACAGGAACCCGGCCCTCTTCCCCCTGGTGCTCAACTCCTACCACACGGGGAGGCTGAGGGTGACCGGCAAGCCGTGCATCTTTCGGCAGGAGATGGAATACTGGGGCATGGAGGAGTTCCTCCTCGACCCGCCGTGCCAGGGACGGGCGCCAGGGACCGACCAGGATGACGTAGATGAGACGGCGAGCACGAGACGAGGCAGCACCACCTCCTCCCTCAACGAGGTGCTCACCTTTTACCAGGACGCCTCCAAGTACGACAGCCAGATCTTTGGCAGCTGCCGCAGGCGACTATGGCTGATGTTCGAGAACCCTGGCTACAACATCGTAAGCAGGATCTACAGTGTCCTCTCCATCATCATGGTCTTGGGGTCCATAGCCACCATGTGCCTGAACAGCATGGACGAGTTTCAGCTGGTGGACGGGGAGGGCGAGAGACGGGACGACCCCCGTTTTGAGATGGTGGAACAACTCTGCATGGCCTGGTTCACCCTGGAGCTCTTGTCCAGGTTCCTGGTGTCTCCTGGGCCCCTCCACTTCTTCAGCCGCCCTCTCAACCTGATCGACCTGATGTCCGTATCCCCGTTCTATCTGACGCTGCTGGTAAACCTGGTGGTGGACATCAGCCCCGCTCTGCCCAACCTCGGGCGCATGGTGCAGGTCCTCCGGCTGATGAGGATCTTCCGCATCCTGAAGCTGGCCCGGCACTCGACGGG TCCCATCACCCTCATCTTCAACAAGTTCTCCCACTTCTACCGGCGGCAGAAGAACCTCGAGAGCGCCATGAGGAACTGCGAGTTTGACGAGGGCCTGGCCGAACTGCCCTTGCTCAACCTCCGTGACTTCTATGCGGACACATGGAATGCGGTTCAGAACACGTGGAGCCCGACCAGTCATCACATTTGGGGCGGCACGGcacggcggtggagttgctgcctcacggcaccagggaCCAATGTTTGA